From the Macaca nemestrina isolate mMacNem1 chromosome 7, mMacNem.hap1, whole genome shotgun sequence genome, the window gctTGTTATTGTTTTCATGCATGCATGATGCAAAATTATGATGTGCATAATAATGAGATTGTGAAAAAATATGTGGAAGAAGAAAACTCGAAGGAGTGGTGTATTAGGGATGATCTAGGGAAATGAACAGAGGTGGTAAACTGAACTGAGAGAGGACTGATTATTCAATGAGTTCTGCATGCATCAATTATCTTTGCTTTGCTAATGAGCCTAGAGCTTGGAAGGGTCCTTTCAGACAGAAGATGAAGGTGTAAGCTTTGCCAGGAAGAGGTAAGATAACGTTCTGTTAGCTGTGAACGGAGCACCTGTGTCAATgcagagaaagatgaaaacagagcagaaaagccaGATTCATAGGAATAGGGGCAGGGGAAGGTGTTTTGCTTCAATTAACCACGTAGTCATGAAGATGACTATTGGAGTTGAAGAGACAAGGGATCTACCAGAGTGACGGTCACAAAGACCACTACCCAACGTGCGTAAAAGGATCCTGTTTATAGTTCAGAAAGAACCATGGCATAGGGCATATCTTACATGCTGAACATGGGGGAAACCCTTCCATCTAGAATAATAATGCAGCTAACACTTTAACACTTATTAAGCACTTACGTTGGACCAAGTACTTTACctgtatttcatttaatccccacaacaacctaaaatgtagaaaatcttattatcccaattttacagacgaggaaactgaggcatataATTTAAAGGTACTTCCCGACCCACTCATAGTCAGAATATGTTATCTATTACTTGCCTAAAATAGTAGAAACTTCTCAGAATCTAAAAGAGGAGCCCTTTTTCTTTGCAAACCTAAAATAGAACTGTATGTTTGAGAACATACAGTAAGATTGAATTGAGTTTATGGGGATTTCTAATGTAGACTTGAATATGGAGACCCAATCTATGTAGGATTGATGATTCAGTTCAACCTCTCATATAGAGCCACATATTCTAGAACTCGAAACATTtgatcctcctccttccccagtctCCCTCCCAACTCTCAACTTAAAGCCTCGACCTGATACTCTAACAAGAATGATAGAACCTAGAGTCAAGGCCTACCTTGGCTCAGAACTGGGTGGTTATATTGGAGTCATGAACACAGCAACCTCTCCCCGCCAACATCACTCTAAGCTCAAATGTTTTCCTTATCTGCACACCTCACCATTCCACTGCACACATTCCAGGCACTGACCTGACATCTCAGTTATTCCTTTTTTGCATTATCCGGCAACTGCCCTATTCACTTCCTAAGGTTCCTGACACTCTTTCTTTTCCTGATCTTAGGGTGACCACATGTCCTGGTTTTCCCAGTATGGTCCCAGCTGGTTTATACCTTTATTCCTAGAGTGAGTCCTAGATAGTCCTTTTTACTATCAGACATGTCCTGGGTGGGTTgataaattacattatttatgCTACTCTTTGGTTTTCCTTATGTCCTCCCACTTAGTTCCCCTACACAATCTTTTCCAACCTCTTTGAGGCCTCGGCAGAATCTTTCAAACACTCTCTTCATGTTGCCACCCTTCTCCATGGAGATGACCCGTGTATGATCCTCCTCATTCACCCAGATCAGGAAGCTCTTCTCATTGTTGTGCCTGAGGGCAGGAGAGGGACAGTGTTCAAGAGGCAAGGCAAGAATTGGTAGAgatagagggggaaaaaaagcatttatgAGGGCATGAAGACAAAAGAGGTAAGGAGCAGCCTCATACCAAATTCCACGAGCATCTGGCCAGTCTCGAGCCATTCCTGCTGCAGTCAGCAATGGGGACACAGGCTTATCAAACAGAAAGTGGTCCTGGGAAGAGTAATGGGACTTGGGTTAAGAATCTTCATGGTGGCCCCTGGGCCTCTCAGAGCCCATGTCTCATCTGGCCCAGCCTTCCCTCTGGCTCTTTTTTCCATCTGCTCCCACCAACCAGCGCCCTCTTAAGACCCTCACATCAATCAGCTGCTGCTGTTCAGCCTCTGTCATCTCACTGAGCCTATAGTAACGTCCAGCCAGGTCACCCTTCAGGCCACTCAGTGCATCCACCACAACACGTTCCACCTCCCGTCGCTCTGCTCGAGTGCAAGCTGGAGGCAGACTGAGTCCTCGGATGCTTCGGCCAGTTCTGACTCTAGAGGACAATACATACCTCTCATCAAAGTAGCCAGAACGGATCTGGGAGATAAGGGAAATGAATATAAGTCACAGAAACACGGTGGGAACTGAGGGCCCCTGGGAAAGGAGATATCTTCCTTAGGCATTAGAGGACTCTGTGCATTCTACTTGCATGCATTGGAAGAAGAGGCCCGTTGGGAAAGCACTCCAATTGAAGGGGGCATTGCAGACCCTTCCCCAAACCGCCCACCTTGGGCCATAGTCATTCTTATCCTTTCATCTCCATATATGCTGCCCCTTAAGATATGATTTTTTCCTTACATTAAGATTAAAAGCTCAGTAGTGTAATGAGCATGATTCAGGATATCAGGTGAAGGGGTTAGAGATACAGAGTGTTGTACACAGGTAATGCAAATCAGAAGTGGGATATTTGAACTCACTTTACTGGCATCCAGATCCGTGGTGTGCTTCATTGTCCGGGGGTCATATCCATTGTGTCGCTCTTGGATCACAGGGTCAAACAGGTCAGCAAATACCTAAGGGGAGTTAAGAGGGAGAGATAGTTAAGGAGAGGGAATCCTTCCCCAGACTTCAACTGTGCATTGATTTCACTGGATCAGAAAACTTAAGTTTGGGGGAGCTCAGAGTCTTGGGGGAAAGTGAGAGGTCTTTAGGGGGAAGGAGCTGGGATGACTGGGAAGATGAGTTGGATCATCAGGGAGACTCTGGGGACCCCCTACCTCATAGGTCTCCTCATctccagccaccatgcccacagTCTTGATGAAGGGGTGGCCAGGGTTGTCCACGCCAGTCTGGATACACTGATCTAATGTCCAACCAGTGGGTGTGGTCTTGTCGCAGAGCCGTGCATAGACTGCTGGGGTCAGGTGACTGGCCATGCAGTTGTTGTGCTTTCGGAGGTCTGGGTACTCAGCGCTGGGGAGGGGGTACCCAGTGACCATGGAGGGAGGGCACAGACCCTAGACCTAATGCAGTTACCTGGGAGCTGTCCAGTTGGCCATGTCTGGCTTTGCTCCGTGGGAGGAGGGGAAATTAGAAAGAGGCTAAACCTTGGTAATCTCTTTAGGGACTTTCAGAGTCTATGCTTTTCTAGTAGTTCTAGTTGCCTCTGGCTGGCCAACTCAGTTCCTCCAGATCTGCTCAGTTCTTTCCTCCCATGACACAACACTAGGGATGGAGGAGGGGAAAAGCCTTAAGGACAGGAATTAAGAAAAtgagaggaggagatggagggaaGCGAAAAGGATAGTTCCCGGCTTTACAATTAGGGATTTGGGCAGCGAGTGCAGCTGGAACTCGCAGGGCCAGAGGTGGTCTTGGCAGGTCCCCAGAAATGTTCTTGCTTTATGGTTttggcccccacccccaccccgctgAGGTCTGCAGACTGTACAGCCCTCCAGCTCCAGGGCCTTCGTGATTATAGCCCTTTTCTGTTGCTCGGATTCTCATTTCTACCCGCACCTTCAATCACCACCTGCCCCCGCCTCCTCCCGCGCCTCAGGCACTGTTACCTCGGGGGATACAGCCTCCGTCGTTCACTGGCCGCTCGTACAGGTTCTGGTCGCAGCAGAAACCCAGCGGCTAGAGACCCCGCTCCGGCCAAAGCCAGGAGCCTGATTCCCGGGCGGGCGGACAGCAGACGGGAGAAGGAACCAGCCATGGCTTGAGGTCTGGCTACGGGATCCTGGAGTAGGCGCTGGCGCAAGATAGGATCCGGAACAGGGAGGGAGGATGCAACCCGATAGACTGAGGGCCGGAGCTAGGTCCGAGGCTGCAGCCGAAATGGGGGTCGGATTGGAGGCTGGAGCCTGAATGGGAGCCGGTGCCAACCAGACTGCAGGAGAGGCGCAATGAGCTAGTGGCAGGCTGGCGGAGGAGGGGGAGGCCCCAGCCGCAGTCTCCAGGGGTGGGGCTCCCCGAGGCCCCGCCTTCCCCCCTGCCACCGCGCTAGGTGCGCGGGGGCAGGGGTGGGCAGCACCCGCCAGGTAATTAGCGGGACCTGAGACTCGCGCGTCTAAAGCCGGGGATGTAGCCCCCACCCGCCCCCGGGATGTGGCGGCCCAGATTTCAGCACCAAGTGGAGGACAGCACCCGCGTGGACTAGCTAAACCCCAACACCCTTCCCCCAAATCCCTCGGTTTAAACCGAAACCCGATCCATCTACCCTGTAGGTGTGGAAGGGTGACATTGCCCAACCTATCCTCTGCTTTCGGCCTGCCCCAGCCACCTCTCCCTTCTCCCGGGGGCAGCCGCGGGGAAACCGCGGAATAAACACAGATACCAGAGGAGGATATGGAGAAAGCACAGGGTTAGAGGCAGGCACTGGGAAAGACACCCATTGGCTCAAGGTCACCTTTTCCTTAGAACCAGGAAGAGGAGCAAGGTGCTTCCTTGCCACCTCTGTGCACTCCTTACAAGGCTGAGAAAGGAGTCCCTGGCAGGAACCAGGGAAATATTAATTCTTATGCCATCTGTGCTGTGTCCTCCACCTCCACTCTGCACCCAAGTCTGAAGCCCTGTTATTTCCTGCCTCTACTTCTCATGATCCcccactttttgttttccttttgtctctCCCACTTTCCTCCCCGCCCCCTACCTCGCCTTTGATCTTTTACTTCTCTGCGTCTTTTCCAGACTCAGACGTGTTTCCTGCTCACAGGATGCCCTCTGCGTTTCCTCGGCAAGCTTGCTCACCTGTTGGTGGTGCTGGGTGTGGGGCTGGGGTTGGGCAGGGAATCGTTagtttcctcttcctcctctcccttggCTTCTCTCTCCGTAGTTCCTAGTTCCTGGACTGGAGGTGAAAGTAAAGTCAGGTGGTGAAGGGTGTGGTGAGATGACTGGGTGTGGGACTGGGACAGGCAGGCACAGGTCTCCAGACACCACATGTGTTTCCTTTCTTGGCTCCCTAATGCTGTTTAATCCAGAGGCAAGTGGTGTATCAGGGCATGAGGTCGTCAGGGCATCTCTGCCTTCCTCGTGATCACCTCTTCTGCCCTCTCTCCTCATAAAACTCATATTCAGACTTGAGAGGGCTTTGTTTCCTAGCTCCAGGTATGACTTGACCTTTGTCCTGGTAGCAAGGAGAATGAATGCTAGAGTTGAAATAGAGATGAGGGGCTTCAGCGTAGAGGGTCAGTTAAGGTGGAGTAGCACTGTGGCATTAGTCCCTTACCTCTGCTATCCTGTTGTACCCGCAAGACAGTAAGATACTCAGAAATCTTAAGAGAGAGTATTTGGGAAAGAGAATTCCCTTTACATCAAGAACTCCCCCATACTACTCTCATTCCCTTCATTCCCCTTAGgccttccttgtgttctttttttccacCTTCTTCATTTGTGGGTATTCTTAGAAGTATCCACCTCTCCTTTGGGTCCATTCCTTCTTCTCCTGGTAAGACATCAATTGTTAGAGAACAGAGTTATGCAGCTGTAGTGTGGAAGATGTTACCGGTGTTGTGGGGTCTCTTTACCTAGGTTAAAAAGTAGCcatgagtaaataaatataacttcTTAGAATAGTGTGTATTTATCCAGATAAATAGGGAGATGATCTTCTAGAGCCGTAGGATAGCTATTTGATTGAGAGGGTGGTTACTAAGATTAAGGAATAGGGAATGGGAAGAGATAATTACAGAAGGAGAAATAAGACAGCCAGAGGAGTAGAGAAATTACCCAAGTTTAGAGAGTAGCTTCCCAAATGTGAACAATAATTCCACTGAGAAAACACATGTACTTGtgcacttttgttttgttttctttctttttttttttttttttttgagacggtgtcctgctctgtcgcccggatggagtacagtggcgcgatctcggctcactgcaataggtgcctcccaggttcacgccattctcctgcctcagcctcccaagtagctgggactacaggcacctgccaccatatccggcttttttttttttttttttttgtatttttagtagagacgcggtttcactgtgttagccaggatggtctcgatctcctgaccttgtgatccgcctgcgtcagcctcccaaagtgcagggattacaggtgtgagccacctcgcccagccactTGTGCACTTTTCCTATCCCTCATGTGCCTTTGACAGGCACGTAATATATTATATGCCTgtcatttaatatattaaattatatgctcatttaaaaagttattttacagCATATGGAAATAATCAATATATGGTATTGATATatggtattttatttaataataattatttttgtcaatggtatttaatatttttaaagcactttacaATTATAAGGaacttttatatgtattatttcattgagttgaatTGGATTGTTCCAATGATTACTAGGGACAGAGTCTACATTTTCAGGGGGACAGTAACAGAAGTTAACTACCTGAAAGATGCTGTAATAGCTAGTTTGAAGGGCTAGAGTGGTGGAGGAGGTATGAGCCTGGGCATGAACTAGTGAGGCATCTATTCCTCTTAGAATAATCTATTGCAGCCCTTAGAATCATTTCTATGTCCATTCAGGAGGCCTTGTGGGGTCAGTACAATGTGGCACGACTGGAAAAGTGGCAAGACCTCTAATGTtgcagagaagaaagagggaacaACTGTCTTGACCAGGGAAACCCAAGTGAAGATGcaaagataataataacaataacatatACAATACAAAATGCTTCCATATTATCAGTACCCTTTAA encodes:
- the LOC105491353 gene encoding creatine kinase U-type, mitochondrial isoform X2; the protein is MPVKVRTGRSIRGLSLPPACTRAERREVERVVVDALSGLKGDLAGRYYRLSEMTEAEQQQLIDDHFLFDKPVSPLLTAAGMARDWPDARGIWHNNEKSFLIWVNEEDHTRVISMEKGGNMKRVFERFCRGLKEVERLIQERGWEFMWNERLGYILTCPSNLGTGLRAGVHIKLPLLSKDSRFPKILENLRLQKRGTGGVDTAATGGVFDISNLDRLGKSEVELVQLVIDGVNYLIDCERRLERGQDIRIPTPVIHTKH
- the LOC105491353 gene encoding creatine kinase U-type, mitochondrial isoform X1 yields the protein MAGSFSRLLSARPGIRLLALAGAGSLAAGFLLRPEPVRAASERRRLYPPSAEYPDLRKHNNCMASHLTPAVYARLCDKTTPTGWTLDQCIQTGVDNPGHPFIKTVGMVAGDEETYEVFADLFDPVIQERHNGYDPRTMKHTTDLDASKIRSGYFDERYVLSSRVRTGRSIRGLSLPPACTRAERREVERVVVDALSGLKGDLAGRYYRLSEMTEAEQQQLIDDHFLFDKPVSPLLTAAGMARDWPDARGIWHNNEKSFLIWVNEEDHTRVISMEKGGNMKRVFERFCRGLKEVERLIQERGWEFMWNERLGYILTCPSNLGTGLRAGVHIKLPLLSKDSRFPKILENLRLQKRGTGGVDTAATGGVFDISNLDRLGKSEVELVQLVIDGVNYLIDCERRLERGQDIRIPTPVIHTKH